One window of Nostoc sp. C052 genomic DNA carries:
- a CDS encoding serine/threonine-protein kinase: MSDPNIGRLLSKRYQLQELIGTGAMGRVYRAKDTLLGGVPVAVKFLALSIQNEKMRLQDRFEREAKTCALLGQKSIHIVRVMDYGVDDNNTPFYVMEYLQGQSLNNIIRKERLPLARFLSMARQLSLGLQCAHDGIPVEGTICPIIHRDIKPSNMLVIQDPSFGELVKVLDFGIAKLLQSDGDHTKFYLGTLAYSSPEQMEGKELDNRADIYSLGVMMFEMLTGKMPLVAPTHSFGAWYKTHHYQKPRSFAEVVPGLELPRELENLVMSCLAKVARDRPQSINEILKVLASLEKPEHTRKVKQDSHALVPTTIVSPELEQKTKAELRVSWSNDEIARAISWPPNKPIADIVFPQAIHISGEALPALWVMLPQEEIQKRLLCTRYNQFLFISIPHPMLLWITVIYNRKHGAKWLPYYLDLKSSLGQEIVRLLQHTGYYRLLFFARETPNRCTHILLSSVASAQRQRLQEWVAMSNTLVSSADPQISKSLLKSEYEKIKPQIITKLESIDTDSPYDLCS; this comes from the coding sequence ATGTCAGACCCTAACATTGGTCGCTTACTCAGCAAACGCTACCAACTCCAGGAGTTAATCGGTACTGGAGCAATGGGTCGAGTTTATCGTGCTAAAGATACTTTATTGGGAGGTGTACCCGTTGCAGTTAAGTTTCTCGCTCTCTCAATCCAAAATGAAAAGATGCGATTACAAGACCGCTTTGAGCGAGAAGCAAAAACCTGTGCTTTACTAGGGCAAAAAAGCATCCATATTGTCCGAGTTATGGATTATGGCGTAGATGACAATAATACCCCGTTCTACGTGATGGAATACTTACAAGGACAAAGCCTGAACAATATTATTCGTAAGGAACGACTGCCTTTAGCAAGATTCCTGAGTATGGCGCGTCAACTGAGCCTGGGATTACAGTGCGCCCATGATGGTATCCCAGTTGAGGGTACTATTTGCCCAATTATCCATCGCGATATCAAGCCAAGTAATATGCTGGTGATTCAAGATCCCAGTTTCGGGGAATTGGTCAAGGTTCTCGATTTTGGTATTGCTAAATTATTACAGTCAGATGGCGACCATACAAAATTCTATTTGGGGACATTGGCTTATTCTTCTCCCGAACAAATGGAGGGTAAGGAATTAGACAACCGTGCTGATATTTATAGTTTGGGTGTCATGATGTTTGAGATGCTCACAGGCAAAATGCCATTGGTGGCACCAACTCACTCTTTTGGAGCATGGTATAAAACACATCACTATCAAAAACCACGTTCTTTTGCTGAGGTCGTGCCTGGATTAGAACTACCAAGAGAACTCGAAAATTTGGTGATGAGTTGTCTCGCTAAGGTAGCACGCGATCGCCCCCAAAGTATCAATGAAATCCTCAAAGTTCTAGCGTCTCTAGAAAAGCCTGAGCATACACGCAAAGTTAAACAAGACAGCCATGCCCTAGTTCCTACTACTATAGTTAGTCCTGAGCTTGAACAAAAGACAAAAGCCGAATTGCGGGTATCCTGGTCTAACGATGAAATCGCTCGTGCCATTTCCTGGCCCCCCAATAAACCAATTGCCGATATTGTCTTTCCCCAGGCCATTCATATCAGTGGGGAGGCTTTACCAGCTTTATGGGTGATGCTACCGCAGGAGGAAATTCAAAAACGCTTACTCTGTACCCGCTATAACCAATTTCTGTTCATCTCTATTCCCCATCCCATGCTGCTATGGATTACTGTCATCTACAACCGTAAGCATGGTGCTAAATGGTTGCCTTATTATCTCGATCTCAAAAGCAGTCTTGGTCAAGAAATTGTCCGGTTACTACAGCACACGGGTTACTACCGCTTGTTATTCTTTGCACGAGAAACACCAAATCGCTGTACCCATATCTTACTTTCCAGCGTCGCTTCTGCCCAGCGCCAACGACTACAAGAGTGGGTCGCAATGAGTAACACGCTGGTGTCTTCTGCCGACCCGCAAATCAGTAAAAGTTTACTAAAAAGTGAGTACGAAAAAATTAAACCTCAAATTATCACAAAACTGGAAAGTATTGACACAGATTCCCCATACGATCTTTGCAGCTAG
- a CDS encoding NblA/ycf18 family protein, with protein sequence MNQPMKLSLEQQFSICSFSTQVQNMSHEQAKDFLVKLYEQMVVREATYQELLKHQWGLDSGSTMA encoded by the coding sequence ATGAATCAACCAATGAAACTATCCTTGGAACAGCAATTCAGCATCTGCTCATTTTCCACTCAGGTGCAAAATATGAGCCACGAGCAAGCCAAAGACTTTTTAGTAAAGCTCTATGAGCAAATGGTCGTGCGTGAGGCAACCTATCAAGAACTTCTGAAGCATCAGTGGGGCTTAGATTCCGGTTCCACTATGGCATAG
- a CDS encoding glycosyltransferase: MKVLIVTCHLPTDNKTDKHGWFKRLELFIDALKEIAEIHILYYLSNGQENLTLEKTADIEANLSNKLNKKVSLYIFPYGMRGNLVGKTIDILLNFYDKKRLFSSRNSLETRFLKEQLQIIKPDIIFFSRLLSIFPALGTEYNFPTIFFDVDDISRTDYYKRLWTSKLRYLGSYWENIKSVPLFFFQTLYKELLLSRAVAISDLTFVCSEIDRKYVSEKFNDSQVKTVANAVTIPTTKSLLPSNKNLLFLGNYDQSPNNVIGANFLIEKIWPLIYQQQPEARLIIAGKSPDNIRTYNDNIPGVEFTGFVTDINALYDQTRVVCCPILSGGGTRLKIIEAAAYGKPIVSTSVGAEGLEIIDGKEYMLRDQPEDFAQACLELFRNDFLCEQLGNQARAAAIKHYDRNSIINLIQKYFQQF; encoded by the coding sequence ATGAAAGTTTTAATTGTGACGTGCCACTTACCAACTGATAATAAAACTGATAAACATGGATGGTTTAAACGCCTAGAACTATTTATCGATGCACTCAAGGAAATTGCTGAGATCCACATCCTTTACTATCTTAGTAACGGGCAAGAAAATTTGACCTTAGAAAAAACTGCTGACATAGAAGCAAATCTAAGTAATAAATTAAATAAGAAGGTTAGCTTATATATTTTTCCGTATGGAATGAGAGGTAACTTAGTAGGGAAAACAATAGATATACTTTTGAATTTTTATGATAAAAAAAGATTATTTTCTAGCAGGAACTCGTTAGAGACTAGATTTTTAAAGGAGCAACTTCAAATAATAAAACCTGACATCATATTCTTTAGTAGATTACTATCGATTTTTCCAGCATTAGGTACTGAATATAACTTTCCTACTATTTTTTTTGATGTTGATGATATTTCCCGTACTGATTATTACAAGAGGTTATGGACATCTAAGCTACGTTATTTAGGGAGTTACTGGGAGAATATTAAATCAGTTCCTCTTTTCTTTTTTCAGACTCTTTACAAAGAATTACTACTTTCTCGTGCTGTGGCAATTTCAGACTTAACATTTGTTTGTTCTGAGATCGATCGTAAATATGTTTCGGAAAAATTTAATGATTCTCAGGTTAAAACAGTAGCAAATGCTGTGACTATCCCAACGACAAAAAGTTTGCTTCCTAGCAATAAAAATTTGCTGTTTTTAGGAAATTATGACCAATCGCCTAATAATGTTATTGGTGCTAATTTCTTGATAGAGAAGATTTGGCCACTTATTTATCAACAGCAGCCAGAAGCACGTTTAATTATTGCTGGCAAGAGTCCAGATAATATTCGTACTTATAATGATAATATTCCTGGAGTTGAATTTACAGGCTTTGTCACAGATATAAATGCTCTTTATGACCAAACTCGCGTCGTTTGTTGCCCAATCTTATCTGGAGGTGGTACTCGACTTAAAATCATCGAAGCAGCAGCGTATGGAAAACCAATTGTTTCAACTAGTGTTGGAGCAGAAGGGCTAGAAATAATAGACGGGAAAGAATACATGCTTCGAGATCAGCCTGAAGATTTTGCCCAAGCTTGTCTAGAGTTATTTAGAAATGATTTTCTTTGCGAACAGCTAGGAAATCAAGCTCGTGCTGCTGCTATAAAACATTACGATCGCAATTCTATAATTAATCTTATACAAAAATATTTTCAGCAGTTCTAA